The following proteins are encoded in a genomic region of Leptolyngbya boryana PCC 6306:
- a CDS encoding type I polyketide synthase, with amino-acid sequence MSNVINAIEGIAIVGMSGRFPGAKTVDAFWQNLRSGIESIAFFTDEELIAAGIDPVVVRDSNYVKASALLDGIEQFDAAFFGFNPKEAAMMDPQQRIFLECAWEALENAGYDCQRCGDRMGVYAGVGLNQYWVFQIAPDRQLLESAAGYQTVIGNEKDFLTTRVSYQLNLKGPSLDIQTACSTSLVATSLACQSLLSYQCDMALAGGITIHALQKSGYFYQEGGILSPDGHCRAFDAKAQGTVPGSGVGIVVLKRLEDALADGDCILAVIKSSAINNDGSMKVGYTAPSVEGQAEVIAEALALAGIEADSISYVEAHGTGTALGDPIELAALTKAFRDSTERRNFCAIGSVKTNIGHLDAAAGVTGLIKTVLALKHQQIPPSLYFEQPNPQIDFANTPFYVNTTLTDWQTHHQPRRAAVSSLGIGGTNAHIILEEAPAIASSSASRSHQLLLLSAKTASALKTATTNLANHLQQNSDCNLADVAYTLQTGRKRFEHRCMVVVRDREDAIESLSSLDPQRNFIQSAGGERPIAFMFPGQGSQYVNMGRELYETEAIFREQVDRCCELLKSHLGLDLRSLLYPDVETVETAQRLQQTAIAQPALFVIEYALAQLWLNWGIRPQALIGHSIGEYVAACIAGVFSLKDALALVSARAQLMQQLPTGAMLAVPLSEHDLQPLLGRDLSLATINSVTQCVVSGSEAAIVTLQHQLSEQGIESRLLHTSHAFHSQMMEAIVEPFIQRVKTIPLHSPQIPYISNVTGTWITADQATNPAYWGNHLRQTVRFADGIDQLWQDSQRILLEVGPGRTLSTFAQRHSAKTAAHIILTSLRHPQKQRSDVALLLQTLGQLWQCGVSVDWSTFYAHERRYRLPLPTYPFERQRYWIEPRSFLQPSTTSNRWDELIQAAQQQANQGISALAVDPSQAPKVLSALMENDPPKPNLLDRIGKKLEMADWFYLPSWKRSLPPAPVQTLASKCWLVFVDEWGLGEKLAQRLNQSGQTVVMVRAGTQFQRLHSLVEQNSVNCHYTIAPHRPGDYRTLLDDLRTLGKQPEAIAHLWSVTNETNSSLESLEQTETLSFFSLLFLAQALSEQSSDCAIDINIISNQVQDIAGSEELCPSKALSLGPCKVIPQEYPNFTCRSIDVVLPVHNQDEKLIQQLFVELTTPSSDQTIAYRGNHRWVQTFEAVRWDNTRSSRLRDQGVYLITGGLGGLGLTIAEYLAQTVQAKLVLVGRSPFPAREEWAQWLATHDRQDETSLKIEKLQALERLGAEVLPLSADVSNSTQMQAVLTRINEQFGQLHGVIHAAGVTPGGMMQTKTAEAAARILTPKVKGTLVLADLLKNTPLDFLVLCSSLTAILGGLGMVDHCAANAFLDAFAYHHQIQYPDRLTVSVNWDSWQEVGQAANTIIPATLKQVREENLKQGILPQEGIEAFCRILQCMVPQVLVSTRDFQMQLQYDHLLNSVEHLEPVRQDLHPRPALSNAYIAPSSAIEQTVAEIWQESLGIESIGIQDNFFHLGGDSLLAVQIVSRLRDAFSVELSLQTLLSDAPTIAELSKTIRTLQAETNELDVMNELLLEIESLSLSEIQEQLEAAQFSNH; translated from the coding sequence ATGAGTAATGTAATTAATGCGATAGAAGGCATCGCGATTGTTGGAATGTCGGGTCGTTTTCCGGGCGCGAAAACAGTCGATGCATTTTGGCAAAACCTACGATCGGGGATTGAATCCATTGCGTTTTTCACCGATGAGGAACTGATTGCGGCAGGCATTGATCCGGTTGTTGTGCGAGATTCTAATTACGTCAAAGCGTCTGCCCTGCTTGATGGGATAGAGCAGTTTGATGCAGCATTCTTCGGCTTCAATCCTAAAGAAGCGGCAATGATGGACCCACAGCAGCGGATCTTTTTAGAATGCGCTTGGGAAGCTTTGGAGAATGCAGGATACGACTGTCAACGCTGCGGCGATCGGATGGGAGTATACGCCGGAGTCGGTTTGAATCAGTATTGGGTCTTTCAGATCGCGCCCGATCGTCAATTGCTAGAATCTGCTGCTGGCTATCAAACGGTCATTGGGAATGAGAAAGATTTTCTAACAACTCGTGTTTCCTATCAACTCAATCTCAAAGGACCCAGCCTTGACATTCAAACCGCTTGCTCAACCTCACTGGTTGCAACCAGCTTAGCCTGCCAGAGCTTACTCAGTTACCAGTGTGATATGGCGCTAGCGGGCGGCATTACAATCCATGCGTTGCAAAAATCAGGCTATTTCTATCAAGAGGGCGGGATTTTGTCTCCCGATGGGCACTGTCGTGCTTTTGATGCCAAAGCTCAGGGAACTGTTCCTGGTAGTGGTGTGGGCATTGTAGTTTTGAAGCGGTTAGAAGATGCGCTGGCAGACGGTGATTGTATTCTTGCAGTGATCAAAAGTTCAGCGATTAACAATGACGGCTCGATGAAAGTCGGTTACACTGCGCCCAGTGTGGAGGGACAAGCAGAGGTTATTGCTGAGGCGTTGGCGTTAGCAGGAATTGAAGCGGACTCTATTTCCTATGTTGAGGCGCATGGGACAGGAACTGCATTAGGAGATCCGATCGAACTCGCAGCCCTAACTAAGGCATTTCGCGATAGTACCGAGAGGAGAAACTTCTGTGCGATTGGCTCTGTTAAAACAAATATTGGGCATCTCGATGCGGCGGCTGGAGTAACAGGTCTAATTAAAACAGTACTAGCACTCAAGCACCAACAAATTCCCCCCAGTTTGTATTTTGAGCAACCGAATCCTCAAATTGATTTTGCCAATACTCCTTTTTACGTCAACACAACGCTCACCGACTGGCAAACGCATCATCAGCCACGCCGAGCCGCAGTGAGTTCCTTGGGCATTGGTGGGACGAATGCACACATTATCTTGGAAGAAGCACCTGCGATCGCTTCGTCTAGCGCTTCCCGCTCTCATCAACTCTTGCTACTTTCGGCTAAAACTGCTTCTGCCCTAAAAACTGCAACGACGAATCTGGCAAATCACCTTCAGCAAAATTCTGACTGCAATCTCGCAGATGTTGCCTACACGCTACAAACGGGTCGCAAACGGTTTGAACATCGTTGCATGGTGGTGGTACGCGATCGTGAGGATGCCATTGAGAGCCTAAGCTCCCTCGATCCGCAACGGAACTTCATCCAATCGGCAGGAGGAGAACGCCCGATCGCCTTTATGTTCCCCGGACAGGGTTCTCAATACGTCAACATGGGACGGGAACTATACGAAACAGAGGCAATCTTTCGCGAACAAGTTGATCGCTGCTGTGAATTGCTCAAATCTCATTTAGGCTTAGATTTGCGATCGCTGCTCTATCCCGATGTCGAAACCGTTGAAACCGCGCAGCGCCTTCAACAAACCGCGATCGCTCAACCTGCTTTATTTGTTATTGAGTATGCCTTGGCGCAACTGTGGCTCAACTGGGGCATTCGTCCTCAAGCTTTGATTGGTCATAGTATTGGCGAATATGTTGCAGCATGTATTGCAGGTGTATTCTCTCTAAAAGATGCGTTAGCGTTGGTCAGCGCACGCGCACAACTAATGCAGCAACTTCCCACAGGAGCAATGCTTGCTGTTCCTCTTTCTGAGCATGATCTACAACCTCTACTAGGTCGCGATCTTTCCTTAGCTACGATCAATAGTGTTACCCAGTGTGTTGTTTCTGGGTCTGAAGCCGCGATCGTAACTTTACAACACCAATTATCGGAACAAGGCATCGAGTCACGTTTGCTGCATACGTCTCATGCCTTTCACTCTCAAATGATGGAAGCCATCGTTGAACCATTCATTCAACGAGTTAAAACCATTCCTCTGCATTCTCCTCAAATTCCCTACATCTCCAACGTGACGGGCACCTGGATTACGGCAGATCAAGCGACAAATCCGGCATACTGGGGCAACCATCTGCGTCAAACGGTGCGTTTTGCGGATGGTATTGACCAGTTGTGGCAAGACTCGCAGCGAATCTTACTCGAAGTGGGTCCTGGACGAACCTTGAGTACCTTTGCTCAACGCCATTCTGCTAAAACAGCAGCACATATAATTTTGACTTCCTTACGTCACCCGCAAAAGCAGCGATCGGATGTGGCATTACTGTTGCAGACCTTGGGGCAACTCTGGCAATGCGGAGTCTCAGTGGATTGGTCAACCTTTTATGCCCACGAGCGACGCTATCGCCTGCCTTTACCAACCTATCCCTTTGAGCGTCAACGCTATTGGATTGAACCGCGATCGTTCTTACAACCAAGCACGACATCGAATCGTTGGGATGAACTGATTCAGGCAGCACAACAACAGGCAAATCAGGGAATTTCAGCGTTAGCAGTTGACCCTTCGCAGGCTCCAAAAGTATTGTCTGCCCTGATGGAGAACGATCCACCCAAGCCAAATCTCCTCGATCGAATCGGGAAGAAGTTGGAGATGGCAGATTGGTTCTATCTACCCTCCTGGAAACGGTCTCTGCCCCCTGCGCCCGTTCAAACCCTTGCATCGAAGTGCTGGTTAGTATTTGTAGATGAGTGGGGTTTAGGTGAGAAATTAGCGCAGCGGTTGAACCAATCGGGTCAAACGGTTGTGATGGTTCGAGCCGGAACACAATTTCAGAGGTTACACAGCCTCGTAGAGCAAAATTCGGTCAATTGCCACTATACAATCGCGCCTCACCGTCCCGGAGACTACCGCACGTTGCTGGATGATTTGCGAACCCTGGGCAAACAGCCAGAAGCGATCGCGCATTTGTGGAGCGTTACGAACGAGACGAATTCATCTCTAGAATCCCTAGAGCAAACGGAAACTCTGAGCTTTTTCAGCCTGCTATTTCTAGCGCAAGCTCTTAGTGAGCAGTCTTCAGATTGTGCCATTGACATCAACATTATCTCCAACCAAGTACAGGACATCGCGGGTTCCGAGGAACTATGTCCTAGCAAAGCATTGTCTCTTGGACCTTGTAAGGTGATTCCACAGGAGTATCCCAACTTCACTTGTCGCAGCATTGATGTGGTGCTTCCGGTTCACAACCAAGATGAAAAGTTAATTCAACAACTGTTTGTAGAACTGACTACGCCATCCTCTGATCAGACGATCGCCTATCGAGGCAATCATCGTTGGGTGCAGACTTTTGAAGCTGTGCGTTGGGATAACACCCGCTCCTCTCGTTTACGGGATCAAGGCGTTTACTTAATTACAGGTGGATTGGGAGGTCTGGGACTCACGATCGCAGAATATCTCGCTCAAACTGTGCAGGCAAAATTGGTGCTGGTAGGACGATCGCCATTTCCTGCCAGAGAGGAGTGGGCACAATGGTTGGCGACGCACGATCGCCAGGATGAGACGAGTCTCAAAATTGAGAAGCTTCAGGCGTTAGAGAGATTGGGTGCAGAAGTGTTGCCTCTGAGCGCAGATGTATCAAATTCAACGCAAATGCAAGCCGTTTTGACGCGCATCAATGAGCAATTTGGGCAACTTCATGGGGTGATTCATGCGGCTGGGGTCACACCGGGAGGCATGATGCAAACTAAAACTGCCGAAGCTGCCGCTAGGATTCTGACCCCCAAGGTGAAAGGAACGCTGGTGCTAGCAGATCTGCTGAAGAATACGCCACTAGACTTCTTGGTGCTGTGTTCGTCCCTAACTGCAATTCTGGGCGGTTTGGGCATGGTGGATCACTGCGCTGCCAATGCGTTTTTAGATGCTTTCGCCTATCATCATCAGATTCAATATCCCGATCGTCTTACCGTTTCCGTTAACTGGGATAGCTGGCAAGAGGTCGGACAGGCAGCCAATACCATCATTCCAGCAACGCTTAAACAGGTACGCGAAGAAAATTTAAAGCAAGGGATTTTACCGCAAGAAGGGATAGAAGCTTTCTGCCGCATTTTGCAATGCATGGTGCCTCAAGTCCTGGTTTCAACACGCGATTTTCAGATGCAGTTACAGTACGATCATCTGCTGAATAGTGTGGAACATCTCGAACCTGTGAGGCAGGATCTGCACCCTAGACCAGCGTTGAGTAATGCCTATATTGCTCCTAGCAGCGCGATCGAACAAACTGTTGCAGAGATTTGGCAAGAGTCATTGGGAATTGAGTCGATCGGCATTCAGGATAACTTCTTTCACTTAGGCGGAGATTCCTTGTTAGCCGTGCAGATTGTCTCCCGATTACGAGATGCTTTCTCGGTTGAGTTATCACTGCAAACCCTTTTATCAGATGCCCCAACCATTGCTGAATTATCGAAGACGATTCGCACTCTACAAGCAGAAACAAATGAGCTTGACGTAATGAACGAACTGCTATTAGAGATAGAAAGTTTATCGCTGAGTGAAATTCAAGAACAACTGGAAGCAGCACAATTCAGTAATCATTAA
- a CDS encoding non-ribosomal peptide synthetase: protein MNTLSQRLAALSPEQQRLLELRLKQKGLTAPKAQSVIQPRQNQDSLPLSFAQERLWVLDQLQPEVPFYNEVHFFHLRGALNVAALEQGFNAISQRHTVLRSRFATVEGRPVQQVEPFQPFPLPIVDLSQAAETERESVARAIATQEAQQPFDLANDVLVRIKLLRLTPTHHILLLTVHHIVCDGWSVGVFIQELVRFYTAFATGEPLSLANLPIQYADFAAWQREWLQGEVLETQLAYWKQQLGGTLPVLELPTTRPRPTTETGRGAIQTSSLSPALTQALKTLSQQTGVTLFMTLLAAFNTLLYRHTRIEDILVGSPIATRNRVELEGLIGLFLNTLVFRTDVSGNPTFQELLNRVRDVALGAYAHQDVPFEKLVEELHPDRNLSQSPLFQVMFILQNTPKPALELPGLTIEPWDIDNGAATFDLTLSLQETSQGLSVSWEYNTDLFDADAIARMQGHWQTLLEGIVKNPQARLSELPLLTTQELEQLWTWGTGEHESHALVGTPQHLCIHELFEAQVEQTPDAIAVVFEDQHLTYTELNHKANQLAHQLRSWGIQPEMLVGICMETSLEMMVSIFAILKAGGAYLPLDPAYPTERLAFMLNDAKVSVLLTQTHLLNTLPQHPAQVLCVDRDQSISTAASLSPAPTGSNLAYVIYTSGSTDTPKGVMVTHRSLVNAYFAWESAYQLRAAVTCHLQMASFSFDVFSGNWIRALCSGAKLVLCPRDFLLMPDQLYSLMRREQVDCAEFVPAVLRNLLRYLETTGQSLDFMRLLMVGSDSWYVQEHQAIQRLCGTQTRLINSYGVTEATIDTTYFERTETKLSVDNLVPIGRPFPNSQVYVLDIDRQPVPIGVPGELYIGGAGVARGYLNRPELTEERFIPYVDPFTPSITTRLYRAGDLVRYLPDGNLEFLGRIDNQVKLRGFRIELGEIEATLGRSPTVAETVVVVREDEPGHKRLVAYVVPVQSTSFSLSDLRNFVKDRLPGHMVPSAFVVLEFLPLTPNGKIDRRSLPVPEIARPNLEHTYIAPQNPVETALVGIWAEILGVAQVGIDDNFFELGGDSILSIQVVAKANQQGLRMTPKQVFQYQTIAELATVVELVDAQTIAPAEQGAVTGDLPLTPIQHWFFQQELLEPHHWNQSILLEVRQAIDARLLEKAVQHLLTHHDALRLRFSRTAEGWQQQMISPDTAVPFSQVNLSNLSTAEQAIAIEQAATQLQASLNLSDGSIVRVAWFDLGLHRASRLLIVIHHLAVDGVSWRVLLEDLQTIYQQLRDVQPIKLPAKTTSFKRWAEQLVNYAQSESLQQEQSFWLTQLQKPIPPLPVDFPGGTNTVAQARTVTVTLNSAETQTLLQDVPAAYSTQINDVLLTALVQAFAAWTGKPSLLVELEGHGREDMIEGVDVSRTVGWFTAVFPVLLELDSRVDSAQALKAVKEQLRQIPNRGVGYGLLRYLNSGEIAESLRKLPQAEVSFNYLGQFDRSFAASSLFGLAQESSGSCHGLQDRRSHLFEIDGMITDGQLQMVWTYSEALHHPATVEGLAQRFLEKLRSLICHCQSPDAKGYTPSDFPLAELSQDELDAVFATVEFSVEFSGR from the coding sequence ATGAACACGCTCTCTCAACGTCTCGCTGCTCTCTCACCGGAACAGCAGAGGCTTCTAGAACTACGTCTCAAGCAAAAAGGCTTAACGGCTCCTAAAGCCCAATCCGTTATTCAGCCTAGACAAAATCAGGACTCACTGCCCTTATCTTTTGCTCAAGAGCGGCTGTGGGTGTTGGATCAATTGCAGCCAGAAGTGCCGTTTTATAATGAAGTTCATTTCTTTCACCTGCGGGGGGCGTTGAATGTAGCGGCATTAGAGCAGGGTTTTAATGCTATCTCACAGCGCCATACTGTGTTGCGGAGTAGATTTGCGACTGTTGAGGGACGACCTGTTCAGCAGGTAGAGCCGTTTCAGCCTTTCCCTTTGCCGATCGTCGATCTGAGCCAAGCGGCAGAAACAGAGCGGGAGAGCGTTGCGAGAGCGATCGCGACTCAAGAGGCGCAGCAACCGTTTGATTTAGCCAATGATGTGTTAGTGCGAATTAAGCTTCTGCGGCTCACGCCAACGCATCACATCTTGCTGCTCACCGTCCATCACATTGTCTGTGATGGTTGGTCAGTCGGCGTGTTCATTCAGGAACTGGTCAGGTTCTACACTGCCTTTGCTACGGGGGAACCGCTCTCCCTTGCTAATCTGCCAATTCAATATGCAGATTTTGCGGCTTGGCAGCGAGAATGGCTCCAAGGTGAAGTGCTAGAGACTCAACTTGCTTACTGGAAACAGCAACTCGGTGGCACATTGCCCGTTCTAGAACTTCCCACAACCCGTCCGCGTCCTACCACGGAAACTGGACGAGGTGCGATTCAAACCTCATCTTTATCACCCGCCTTAACCCAAGCGCTCAAGACACTGAGTCAGCAAACAGGGGTGACGCTGTTTATGACTCTGCTAGCAGCTTTCAACACTCTGCTCTATCGCCATACCAGAATAGAAGACATTTTGGTGGGTTCGCCGATCGCAACCCGCAATCGGGTTGAATTAGAAGGCTTGATCGGGTTATTTCTCAACACGCTTGTATTCCGCACTGATGTTTCTGGCAATCCGACGTTTCAGGAGTTGCTCAATCGGGTGCGTGATGTCGCACTCGGAGCCTATGCCCATCAGGATGTACCGTTTGAAAAACTGGTTGAGGAACTGCACCCTGATCGCAACCTCAGCCAATCCCCGTTGTTTCAGGTGATGTTCATTCTGCAAAATACGCCCAAACCCGCCTTAGAGCTACCTGGTTTGACGATCGAACCCTGGGATATCGATAACGGAGCCGCGACCTTTGATCTCACGCTCAGTCTGCAAGAGACCTCTCAAGGTCTTAGCGTGAGTTGGGAATACAACACTGACCTGTTTGATGCAGATGCGATCGCGCGAATGCAAGGGCACTGGCAAACCTTGCTAGAAGGAATTGTGAAAAATCCCCAAGCTCGCCTCTCAGAATTGCCTTTGTTGACAACCCAGGAACTAGAGCAGCTTTGGACATGGGGAACCGGAGAACACGAAAGCCATGCTCTCGTAGGCACCCCGCAACATCTATGTATTCATGAATTATTTGAGGCGCAAGTTGAACAAACTCCCGATGCGATCGCGGTTGTTTTTGAAGATCAACATCTTACTTATACCGAACTCAACCACAAAGCCAATCAACTAGCCCATCAGTTGCGATCGTGGGGTATCCAACCGGAAATGTTGGTAGGGATCTGCATGGAAACCTCACTAGAGATGATGGTGAGCATTTTCGCAATCCTCAAAGCCGGAGGCGCTTACCTGCCGCTTGATCCTGCCTATCCGACAGAACGGTTAGCCTTCATGCTCAATGATGCGAAAGTATCGGTGCTCCTGACGCAAACTCATCTGCTCAACACGCTCCCTCAGCATCCGGCTCAGGTTCTTTGTGTCGATCGCGATCAATCCATTTCTACGGCTGCCTCCCTGTCTCCTGCACCTACTGGCTCAAACCTTGCCTATGTGATCTACACGTCTGGTTCTACGGATACCCCCAAGGGCGTGATGGTCACGCATCGCAGTTTGGTCAATGCCTATTTTGCATGGGAAAGTGCTTACCAGTTGAGAGCGGCTGTCACCTGTCATCTACAAATGGCAAGCTTTTCCTTTGATGTTTTTTCTGGCAATTGGATACGGGCACTGTGTTCTGGGGCAAAGCTCGTGCTCTGTCCTAGAGATTTTTTACTAATGCCTGATCAGCTTTACAGTCTTATGCGTCGGGAGCAGGTAGATTGTGCAGAATTTGTACCAGCCGTGTTGCGGAATTTACTCAGATATCTAGAAACAACGGGTCAATCGCTCGACTTCATGCGGCTCCTGATGGTGGGGTCGGATAGCTGGTATGTACAAGAGCATCAGGCTATCCAGCGATTGTGCGGAACCCAGACTCGGCTGATTAACTCCTATGGTGTGACTGAGGCAACGATCGACACAACTTATTTCGAGAGAACTGAGACAAAACTGTCTGTCGATAACTTAGTTCCGATCGGTCGTCCCTTTCCGAACAGTCAGGTGTACGTTCTGGATATCGATCGACAACCTGTACCAATTGGAGTGCCTGGAGAACTTTACATTGGGGGTGCTGGCGTTGCACGAGGATATCTGAATCGTCCTGAACTGACCGAGGAGCGGTTTATCCCTTACGTTGACCCTTTCACTCCTTCAATTACAACTCGTTTATATCGAGCTGGCGATCTGGTTCGCTATCTGCCTGATGGCAATCTGGAGTTTTTAGGACGGATTGATAACCAGGTAAAGCTGCGCGGGTTTCGTATTGAGCTAGGAGAAATCGAAGCAACCCTTGGGCGATCCCCTACTGTTGCAGAAACAGTTGTCGTGGTGCGAGAAGACGAACCTGGACACAAACGATTAGTTGCCTATGTTGTTCCTGTGCAGTCAACCAGTTTCTCACTTTCTGATCTTCGCAACTTTGTCAAAGACAGATTGCCGGGGCACATGGTGCCGTCTGCGTTTGTGGTGTTGGAGTTCCTACCGCTCACACCTAACGGCAAGATCGATCGACGATCGCTGCCTGTTCCTGAGATAGCAAGACCGAATTTAGAACATACATACATTGCACCTCAAAACCCAGTGGAAACGGCATTGGTCGGTATCTGGGCTGAGATACTTGGGGTGGCGCAAGTGGGCATTGACGACAACTTCTTTGAGTTGGGTGGCGATTCTATTCTGAGTATCCAAGTAGTCGCTAAGGCAAATCAGCAGGGATTGAGAATGACACCCAAGCAGGTGTTTCAGTATCAAACGATCGCAGAGTTAGCCACCGTTGTAGAACTCGTAGACGCGCAGACCATCGCTCCAGCAGAACAGGGAGCGGTGACAGGTGATTTACCACTCACGCCCATTCAACATTGGTTCTTTCAACAGGAATTGTTGGAGCCGCATCACTGGAATCAATCCATCTTGTTAGAAGTCCGACAAGCGATCGATGCCAGGCTTTTAGAAAAGGCAGTCCAGCATTTACTCACTCATCACGATGCATTGCGACTGCGATTTTCTCGGACTGCTGAAGGTTGGCAACAGCAGATGATCAGCCCCGATACGGCTGTTCCATTCTCCCAAGTGAATTTGTCAAACCTGTCTACAGCAGAACAAGCGATCGCGATTGAGCAAGCAGCAACACAACTCCAAGCAAGCCTTAATTTGAGCGATGGTTCGATCGTGCGGGTTGCTTGGTTTGACCTGGGACTCCATCGAGCGAGCCGTTTGTTGATTGTGATTCATCATCTTGCAGTCGATGGGGTGTCTTGGCGAGTGTTGCTAGAAGATCTGCAAACGATTTACCAGCAATTGAGAGATGTTCAACCGATCAAACTGCCGGCTAAGACCACTTCATTTAAACGGTGGGCAGAACAGTTGGTTAACTACGCACAATCGGAAAGTTTGCAACAAGAACAGTCCTTCTGGCTAACCCAATTGCAAAAGCCGATTCCGCCCCTCCCTGTGGATTTTCCAGGCGGAACGAATACCGTTGCCCAAGCTCGTACTGTCACCGTAACGCTGAATTCAGCAGAAACCCAAACATTACTACAAGACGTACCTGCTGCTTATAGCACCCAAATCAACGATGTGTTGTTAACTGCACTCGTACAAGCGTTTGCAGCGTGGACTGGAAAACCATCACTACTGGTGGAGCTAGAGGGACATGGACGCGAGGACATGATTGAAGGGGTAGATGTATCGCGTACGGTCGGCTGGTTTACTGCTGTGTTTCCAGTATTGCTGGAGTTGGATAGCAGGGTTGATAGTGCCCAAGCCCTAAAAGCGGTGAAAGAGCAACTGCGGCAAATCCCGAATCGAGGCGTTGGCTATGGACTGCTGCGCTATCTCAATTCAGGAGAAATCGCTGAATCCTTGCGAAAACTGCCTCAAGCGGAAGTCAGTTTCAACTATCTCGGACAGTTTGATCGGAGCTTTGCAGCGTCCTCTTTGTTTGGGCTGGCTCAAGAGTCGAGCGGCTCTTGTCATGGCTTGCAAGATCGTCGATCGCATCTATTTGAGATTGACGGCATGATTACCGACGGTCAGCTGCAAATGGTCTGGACGTATAGCGAAGCATTGCATCACCCTGCCACCGTTGAAGGACTGGCACAACGGTTTCTCGAAAAGCTGCGATCGCTGATTTGCCACTGCCAATCGCCTGACGCTAAAGGCTATACCCCCTCAGACTTTCCCCTAGCCGAGCTTAGTCAGGATGAACTTGATGCCGTATTCGCGACGGTTGAATTTTCTGTTGAATTTTCAGGGAGATAA